From Algoriphagus sp. NG3, the proteins below share one genomic window:
- a CDS encoding Smr/MutS family protein has translation MNIGDRVRLLRGNEEGIIRKISSSGRIQIEIEDGFIIPALKSELVLIHQSEKKHFGDKPVEEKENDSPVPISGPKDQGLYLAFLPINDQSLSLYLINDSRQAYLAHASEVFGDNQRTLLAGTLNPGESKKFDDRLLKEMDEWPGFLLRFIPIHNTLEKAKPAFERQLKMKPTQFFKHLSKAPRLDKTAYLFALEQTTKELDIRALNQELEQINPKAEISKPIKPSKSIDLHIEKLATDPKGMSNSEILRVQLEAFERNLDQAIASGMDEITFIHGIGNGVLRKEIHKRLSQHQNIKYFQDTQKDQWGYGATLVRIS, from the coding sequence ATGAATATCGGAGACCGAGTAAGATTACTTCGCGGAAACGAAGAAGGAATCATCCGCAAGATTTCTTCCAGCGGAAGAATACAGATAGAAATTGAAGACGGATTTATCATTCCCGCTTTGAAATCAGAATTGGTTCTTATCCACCAATCGGAAAAAAAACACTTTGGTGATAAGCCTGTAGAAGAAAAAGAAAATGATTCTCCGGTACCTATCTCCGGGCCAAAAGACCAAGGACTTTATCTGGCATTTCTTCCTATCAATGACCAGAGTCTCAGCCTGTACTTGATCAATGACAGCCGGCAGGCATATTTGGCTCATGCTTCGGAGGTTTTTGGGGACAACCAGCGCACGCTGCTTGCGGGCACATTGAATCCAGGTGAATCAAAAAAGTTCGATGATAGATTGCTGAAAGAGATGGATGAGTGGCCTGGCTTTTTGCTCCGCTTTATCCCGATTCACAATACACTCGAAAAAGCTAAACCGGCTTTTGAGCGGCAACTCAAGATGAAGCCAACCCAATTCTTCAAACATCTAAGTAAAGCCCCAAGGCTGGACAAAACAGCCTATCTTTTTGCCTTAGAGCAGACTACAAAAGAACTTGACATCCGAGCCCTAAATCAGGAGTTGGAACAAATCAATCCAAAAGCAGAAATATCAAAGCCGATCAAACCATCCAAATCGATCGATCTACATATAGAAAAGCTGGCTACCGACCCGAAAGGAATGAGTAATTCCGAGATCCTCCGGGTGCAGCTGGAGGCTTTTGAGAGAAATCTGGACCAGGCGATAGCTTCGGGAATGGATGAAATCACTTTCATCCACGGAATCGGAAATGGTGTGCTTCGCAAAGAAATTCACAAGCGACTAAGCCAGCATCAAAATATTAAGTACTTTCAGGATACGCAAAAAGACCAATGGGGCTACGGTGCCACGTTGGTAAGAATCTCCTAA
- a CDS encoding deoxyribodipyrimidine photo-lyase, translated as MEDVSIFWFRRDLRLEDNHGLFQALKELKNVLPLFIFDTNILDQLENKADARVEFIHSQITEIHNELSKKRSSLLIKTGDPETVFKKLLEEFNVSAVYTNRDYEPYANSRDEKVGRLLNQNKIPFQRFKDQLIFEPGEILNGSGEFYKVFTPFSKVWLSKFDPAKVEEYKPMHWKNLLQTSALKLPTLKEIGFKENDIAIPSKTADEEIISHYNETRNFPAKNGTSRLGIHLRFGTISVRKLVIKASELNATYLNELIWREFYMMILAFNPHVVDQAFKQAYDRIPWRNNEEEFTAWCEGKTGYPIVDAGMRELNTTGYMHNRVRMVTASFLSKHLLIDWRWGEAYFAEKLLDYELASNNGGWQWAAGTGTDAQPYFRVFNPSSQQEKFDKNWKYIKKWIPEINTDKYPKPIVDHKFARQRAIDTYKSALNQ; from the coding sequence ATGGAAGATGTCAGTATTTTTTGGTTTCGTAGAGACCTCAGGTTAGAAGATAATCATGGATTATTTCAAGCGTTGAAAGAACTGAAAAATGTGTTACCGCTCTTTATTTTCGATACAAATATCCTTGATCAACTAGAAAACAAAGCTGATGCCAGGGTAGAGTTCATCCATAGCCAGATTACAGAAATCCATAATGAGCTGTCTAAAAAAAGATCATCTCTATTGATCAAAACCGGAGATCCTGAAACGGTCTTCAAAAAGCTCCTGGAAGAATTTAATGTTTCGGCAGTTTATACCAATCGAGATTATGAACCCTATGCCAATAGCCGAGATGAAAAAGTAGGAAGACTGCTAAACCAAAATAAAATTCCTTTTCAAAGATTTAAGGATCAGCTAATCTTCGAGCCGGGAGAAATACTGAATGGCTCAGGGGAATTTTATAAAGTTTTCACCCCTTTTAGTAAAGTTTGGCTGAGTAAGTTTGATCCTGCAAAAGTAGAGGAATACAAGCCTATGCACTGGAAGAACTTGCTACAGACCTCCGCTCTCAAGCTTCCTACTTTGAAGGAGATCGGTTTTAAAGAAAATGACATTGCTATTCCTTCCAAGACAGCAGATGAGGAAATCATCTCTCACTACAATGAAACAAGAAACTTTCCTGCAAAAAACGGAACCTCCAGACTTGGGATTCATTTAAGATTTGGGACTATTTCAGTCCGCAAACTCGTAATTAAAGCTTCTGAACTCAATGCCACTTATCTGAATGAATTGATCTGGCGGGAATTCTACATGATGATCTTGGCATTTAATCCCCATGTAGTGGATCAGGCTTTCAAACAGGCCTATGATCGCATACCGTGGAGAAATAATGAAGAAGAATTTACCGCTTGGTGTGAGGGCAAAACCGGCTACCCTATTGTAGATGCAGGAATGCGGGAGCTAAACACGACTGGATATATGCACAACCGGGTGAGAATGGTAACTGCATCCTTCCTCTCTAAGCATCTTTTGATCGATTGGAGATGGGGAGAGGCATACTTTGCGGAGAAATTGCTAGACTATGAATTGGCATCCAATAACGGAGGATGGCAGTGGGCTGCGGGCACGGGTACAGACGCCCAGCCATACTTCAGGGTATTCAATCCCAGCTCCCAACAGGAGAAATTTGACAAGAACTGGAAGTACATTAAAAAATGGATTCCTGAAATAAACACAGATAAGTACCCAAAACCGATCGTAGATCATAAATTTGCAAGGCAACGTGCAATCGACACCTATAAATCAGCCTTGAATCAATGA
- a CDS encoding translocation/assembly module TamB domain-containing protein: MFFILVALSLQITWVQNQVISTVTGVLNNNSNFHTEIGRIKLTWWDALELDDVIIRDHRDSLLIGAKKIHADFELLSLVPPGITTINAVRMENAKLHMLTHEGDSAMNINLWVEELAGMFSTSKKSAGSTQLKINRVELRNSEIFIVNEITDALTKGLNYNKLRFSNITLNADDFYLDGPEIGADIQMLTGTELTSGFEILELKTDMTYGPEFMEFDKLSLRSINSHIKNFLRFEYATPAAFSNFGEEVVIITNMDESKIDLGDLKLFAPSLPDIDDEIYLSGKVSGPVSDIRSEELLLRFGQKTAIFGAFRLHGLPDIEDTYINLSLKNSTILAKDLAPYLSADISKQINKFNTIRLTADFAGYLRRFNTNGDFKTSIGDISGRVNFDIVDGLPTTVSNITTTNLNLGIIAENRELFQQVNLKGKVNTTGNSIDDLLIDVDAAVTRFGFKNYVYTNIQTDATYGRDLFKGNITINDPNLKINANGELNLRDSKDSVSMSLQIDTAFLDRLNFTDKAAFISGNLDIDVKGIKLDDIQGIARFRNIAVGYEERFLEVGDFNFQSLFAGGTRTMSINSDYLVAAASGQFNLEQMGRDLDILLQQYIAIILNENQPIADLERNFSEIYNLDLNLRLININPIIQLFEPDLSLSKNMVLEGAFYQTQENTVFNFFTSIDTLKYKNNAAQNINIDFNTSKLINSPDILASFYVYSKTQEVGKSLQFTNFGFEAIWDKDEMNIDFSLDQDSTQSAMRIDAIARFANQNTQLSFAPSSLKVLNRVWQFDSLNLITITPGLIQVDSLKLFNEDHSISLQGKASDQPEDRLNLMVSNVNIDLLNTLLPQNFDGIANGLISMENLLDKAVVEGGFNLSDVAINKFPIGDISAQANLDSERLQLSLTNVSENKETIKLDGYMLVENQELNMDATLNDASLVILEPFLSNYVSQMGGTASGKMSLRGTLSDPQLNGTGKLTDGKLTVNYLKTTYLLNGNILFQPSQINFQQMEMQDLFGNKASLSGGISHQAFDDIRLNIKADMTNLQVMNTTDKDNETFYGTAFVTGSLEVLGTSTNMDVNARATSRPNTRIFIPLSSSNNQAQEDFIHMINIQDTVRIKQIAEDINRLEIENVRMNFVLDITPDAYAEIIIDPRTEEGISGRGRGVLTMNVDTQGNFTLNGTYEITEGMYNFSLYNVVKKQFSIKPGGRITWYGDPYSGLMDISAEYTESVSLQPLLVNTVSSDNQNATANRRYPVKVLLNMDGQLLSPNISFGFDFSEFPPSGDTQTTISSFQNKIANDEQEMNRQVFSIIMTRSFSPEGQFSGVSTISSSLGQLLSSQLNSFLGQVDKNLEVDLDVATLDQNALETFQLSVAYTFLDGRLRVSRDGGFTNNQGNANASSIIGDWQAEYMLTEDGVYRMRVFNRNNFNTFTSLSLSENVATYGVALSQSVSFNSFSELFNKITRKKKEKLIINDQDDFLRYQLQNKEEWKPIQLDNIEERLDSLDNERRIRLIKEGDF; this comes from the coding sequence ATGTTTTTTATACTAGTGGCCCTGAGTCTTCAGATCACCTGGGTACAGAACCAGGTAATCAGCACAGTAACAGGAGTTCTAAATAATAATTCCAACTTTCATACAGAAATAGGGAGAATCAAACTTACCTGGTGGGATGCTTTGGAGCTGGACGATGTCATCATCCGAGATCACCGGGACAGCCTACTGATCGGAGCTAAAAAAATCCATGCGGATTTCGAATTACTCTCCCTGGTCCCTCCTGGCATCACCACCATCAATGCTGTGCGGATGGAGAATGCCAAGCTCCATATGCTGACACACGAGGGAGACTCTGCCATGAATATCAATTTGTGGGTAGAAGAACTAGCTGGAATGTTCAGTACTTCTAAAAAAAGTGCTGGATCCACCCAATTGAAAATCAATAGGGTGGAATTGAGAAACTCTGAGATCTTTATTGTAAATGAAATTACTGATGCACTCACAAAAGGGTTGAATTATAATAAATTACGGTTTTCAAATATCACGCTGAATGCGGATGACTTCTATCTGGATGGGCCAGAAATAGGAGCAGACATTCAGATGCTGACAGGTACGGAACTCACTTCGGGATTTGAGATCCTAGAGCTTAAAACGGATATGACCTATGGGCCGGAGTTTATGGAGTTTGACAAACTGAGCCTTAGATCCATAAACAGTCATATCAAAAATTTCCTGCGGTTTGAATACGCTACTCCGGCGGCGTTCTCCAATTTTGGGGAAGAAGTGGTCATCATCACCAATATGGATGAATCCAAGATAGACTTGGGTGACCTGAAACTATTTGCCCCCTCACTCCCAGATATTGATGATGAAATCTACCTCTCAGGCAAGGTATCCGGACCGGTGTCGGATATTCGTTCTGAGGAGCTATTGCTCAGGTTCGGGCAAAAAACCGCTATTTTCGGAGCCTTCCGGCTTCATGGCCTGCCTGATATAGAAGACACTTACATCAATCTATCTCTTAAGAATTCAACCATTTTAGCCAAAGATCTAGCTCCATATTTATCTGCCGACATATCCAAGCAGATTAATAAATTCAACACGATACGGCTTACTGCGGACTTTGCAGGCTACCTACGTAGATTTAATACAAATGGGGATTTTAAAACGTCCATTGGCGACATTAGCGGACGAGTGAACTTTGACATAGTGGACGGACTGCCCACCACCGTTTCAAACATTACCACCACAAATCTCAATCTGGGGATAATAGCAGAGAACAGGGAATTGTTTCAGCAGGTGAATCTCAAGGGAAAAGTGAATACAACAGGAAATTCCATTGATGATTTATTGATCGATGTAGATGCAGCAGTCACACGCTTTGGCTTCAAAAACTATGTCTATACCAATATACAAACCGACGCTACTTACGGGCGGGATCTCTTCAAGGGAAACATTACTATAAATGATCCCAACTTAAAAATCAATGCAAATGGTGAGCTCAACCTGAGGGATTCGAAGGATTCGGTAAGCATGAGCCTACAAATTGACACGGCATTTTTGGACAGATTAAATTTTACGGATAAGGCCGCCTTCATCAGTGGAAATCTGGATATCGATGTAAAAGGAATAAAACTGGATGACATACAGGGGATAGCTAGATTCCGAAACATCGCCGTGGGCTATGAGGAAAGGTTTCTTGAGGTAGGTGATTTCAACTTCCAGTCCCTCTTTGCCGGGGGTACCCGCACCATGTCCATAAACTCAGACTATTTAGTCGCAGCTGCTTCGGGACAATTCAATCTTGAGCAAATGGGAAGAGATCTCGACATACTACTTCAGCAGTATATCGCCATTATCCTAAATGAAAATCAACCCATAGCGGATCTTGAAAGAAATTTCTCGGAAATCTACAATCTCGATCTCAACCTTCGGCTTATCAACATCAATCCTATAATCCAGCTTTTTGAACCTGATCTTAGTCTTTCTAAAAACATGGTATTAGAGGGTGCTTTCTATCAAACCCAGGAAAACACTGTCTTTAACTTCTTCACCAGTATCGACACCCTAAAATATAAGAACAACGCTGCCCAAAACATCAACATTGACTTCAACACATCGAAGCTTATCAATAGCCCGGACATTTTGGCCTCTTTCTATGTGTATTCCAAAACCCAGGAGGTAGGAAAGTCACTTCAATTTACCAACTTTGGTTTTGAGGCGATCTGGGACAAGGATGAGATGAATATTGACTTCAGCTTGGATCAAGATTCCACACAAAGTGCAATGAGGATAGATGCTATTGCGCGCTTTGCTAACCAAAATACCCAATTATCCTTTGCTCCTTCTTCACTTAAGGTCCTTAACCGGGTTTGGCAATTCGACTCCCTTAACCTGATTACGATCACCCCTGGGCTGATTCAGGTGGACAGCCTGAAGCTATTCAATGAGGATCATTCAATTTCCCTGCAAGGTAAAGCAAGTGATCAGCCGGAAGATCGATTGAACCTGATGGTTTCCAATGTAAATATAGACCTGCTCAATACTTTATTGCCCCAGAATTTTGATGGTATCGCAAATGGCCTGATCTCTATGGAAAATCTGCTCGACAAAGCGGTGGTGGAGGGAGGATTCAACTTAAGCGATGTGGCCATCAATAAATTCCCGATCGGAGATATAAGTGCCCAGGCTAATCTCGATTCTGAGCGCTTACAGCTTTCGCTAACCAATGTCAGTGAAAATAAGGAGACGATCAAGCTAGATGGCTATATGCTTGTGGAGAATCAGGAATTGAATATGGATGCCACTCTTAATGATGCAAGCTTGGTGATATTAGAGCCATTTTTATCCAATTATGTATCCCAAATGGGAGGAACTGCTTCCGGAAAGATGAGCCTGAGAGGCACACTTAGTGATCCACAACTAAATGGAACAGGGAAACTTACAGATGGAAAACTCACCGTAAATTACCTAAAAACCACTTATTTACTTAATGGGAACATTCTATTCCAGCCAAGCCAGATTAATTTCCAACAAATGGAGATGCAGGATCTTTTCGGGAATAAAGCATCACTTTCAGGCGGGATCAGTCACCAGGCTTTTGATGACATCAGGCTGAACATCAAAGCTGACATGACCAACCTTCAGGTGATGAACACCACAGATAAGGACAATGAGACCTTCTATGGCACTGCATTCGTGACCGGCAGCTTGGAAGTACTGGGTACGTCCACAAATATGGATGTCAATGCAAGAGCCACAAGTCGCCCAAATACCCGCATTTTTATCCCATTAAGCAGTAGCAACAATCAGGCACAAGAAGATTTCATCCACATGATCAATATTCAGGACACCGTCCGTATCAAGCAGATCGCCGAGGATATTAACAGGCTTGAGATCGAAAATGTAAGGATGAATTTCGTGCTGGACATTACTCCTGATGCCTATGCCGAAATAATCATTGATCCCCGCACAGAGGAGGGGATTTCTGGCAGAGGGCGGGGAGTGCTGACCATGAACGTAGATACCCAGGGAAATTTCACTCTCAATGGGACCTACGAAATCACAGAAGGCATGTATAATTTCTCCCTTTATAATGTGGTCAAAAAGCAATTTAGCATCAAACCTGGGGGCCGGATAACTTGGTATGGCGACCCATACTCCGGGCTAATGGACATTTCAGCAGAATATACAGAAAGCGTATCCTTGCAGCCGCTCTTGGTGAACACAGTGTCATCAGACAACCAAAACGCTACAGCTAACCGTAGATATCCAGTCAAAGTCTTACTGAACATGGACGGACAGCTGCTTTCCCCGAATATTAGCTTTGGATTTGACTTTTCGGAGTTTCCACCAAGCGGTGACACACAAACCACCATATCTTCTTTTCAAAACAAAATTGCGAATGATGAACAGGAGATGAACAGACAGGTCTTCTCCATAATCATGACTCGTTCCTTCTCTCCCGAAGGACAATTTTCAGGTGTTTCCACTATTTCCTCCAGTCTGGGTCAATTGCTCTCCTCACAACTGAACAGCTTCCTCGGTCAGGTCGATAAGAACCTAGAGGTGGATTTGGATGTGGCGACTCTGGATCAGAATGCACTGGAAACATTTCAGTTGAGTGTGGCCTATACCTTCCTCGACGGTCGCCTCCGGGTGTCAAGAGACGGGGGGTTTACCAATAATCAAGGCAATGCCAATGCATCATCTATCATTGGAGACTGGCAAGCAGAATATATGCTTACCGAGGATGGAGTATATAGGATGAGGGTATTCAACAGAAACAACTTCAACACCTTTACCTCTCTTTCTCTTTCAGAAAATGTAGCCACTTATGGGGTAGCTCTGTCACAAAGTGTCTCATTCAACTCTTTTTCAGAGCTTTTCAATAAAATCACCCGGAAGAAAAAAGAGAAGTTAATCATCAATGACCAAGACGATTTTCTCAGGTATCAGCTTCAAAATAAAGAGGAATGGAAGCCGATCCAATTAGATAATATTGAAGAAAGGCTTGACTCATTGGATAATGAGCGAAGGATCAGATTGATCAAAGAAGGAGATTTCTAA
- a CDS encoding beta-N-acetylhexosaminidase — MRLFSIVYLLLILLFHTSCNSSPGREGDFKILPSPSSIEISGISDLPVSDIRKLADQAKTDYVSGKSLEDGNNSSLIFNLDEGSGLKGEAYSLDVSKKQITITAAAKEGLWYGLMTLGQLIQDALDQDATLPLVSIKDEPALMYRAVHLDVKHHLEKKEYYYQLMDRLAEMKINGVILEIEDKLAFQRQPKVGSSDAWSIQEWKKLSEYAMARNIVISPLVQGLGHASFILKHEEYKDLRDDPESDWAFNPLDERTYEVQFDLYADALAAFPYAQYLHVGGDEVHTTGRGSGKSALELQLIWLNRVSEYADQKGLTPIFWDDMPLKNAGVYGSIFNRNLSEAQVDSIWTVNEPKLNKYVDMFPKNCVYMRWNYDMPESIGNNRAMQWFSDHGFKVMGATAGQTRWNLMPLEESNTANIRDFALISIDNKADGLLLTLWDDDSPHFELYGRGIAIFSEYTWAGKKRTSDELHAAYRQRTFGSELVAEDFAFINDLEAPVAFWKNSLLGSSDRNRLKGMDNPIQDAVLALPEANAPGEWTERNKGKLAKAKENQQVIDSVLYKISESKKAALRNTYTLEVYEQVARVVQFSNKSLLLLADWDLAKTDEEREAAKEKLLNLENEWEIQLAELEKIYGKTRVLNKPDDYILDQDHHVHLANQAIKFSDWQFYVEGLFLQKIKEGNSLEVMGDLDSK; from the coding sequence ATGCGCTTGTTTTCAATAGTCTATCTGCTGCTAATCTTACTGTTTCATACTTCCTGCAATTCTTCTCCCGGGAGGGAAGGCGACTTCAAAATTTTACCCAGTCCTTCATCTATAGAGATTTCGGGGATTTCTGACTTGCCTGTCTCTGATATCAGGAAACTGGCAGATCAGGCAAAAACTGATTATGTCTCAGGAAAATCACTGGAAGATGGAAACAATAGCTCGTTGATCTTCAATTTAGATGAGGGTTCTGGGCTAAAGGGCGAGGCCTACAGCCTTGATGTTTCCAAAAAACAAATCACTATCACGGCGGCTGCGAAAGAAGGTCTTTGGTACGGCCTGATGACGCTGGGGCAATTGATCCAGGATGCGCTGGATCAGGATGCGACTTTGCCATTGGTGTCTATCAAGGATGAACCGGCATTGATGTATCGGGCGGTGCATCTGGATGTCAAACACCACTTAGAAAAGAAAGAATATTACTATCAGCTGATGGATCGCTTGGCAGAGATGAAAATCAATGGGGTTATCCTTGAAATAGAAGATAAACTGGCTTTCCAAAGGCAGCCAAAAGTTGGGTCTTCAGATGCTTGGTCTATCCAAGAATGGAAAAAACTCAGTGAGTATGCCATGGCTAGGAATATTGTGATATCGCCATTGGTGCAGGGGTTGGGACATGCGTCCTTTATTTTGAAACATGAGGAGTACAAGGATCTGCGTGATGATCCGGAAAGCGATTGGGCTTTCAATCCGCTTGATGAGCGAACCTATGAGGTGCAATTTGATCTGTACGCTGATGCACTGGCGGCTTTTCCTTATGCGCAGTACCTGCATGTAGGTGGGGATGAAGTGCATACTACAGGAAGGGGAAGCGGTAAATCCGCTTTGGAATTACAGTTGATTTGGTTAAATAGAGTAAGTGAGTATGCGGACCAAAAAGGATTAACCCCGATTTTTTGGGACGATATGCCATTGAAAAATGCCGGGGTGTATGGATCCATTTTCAACAGAAATCTATCAGAAGCCCAGGTGGATAGTATCTGGACTGTGAATGAACCAAAGCTGAACAAGTATGTGGACATGTTTCCAAAGAATTGCGTGTATATGCGTTGGAACTATGATATGCCTGAGTCTATAGGGAATAATCGTGCAATGCAGTGGTTTTCTGATCATGGGTTCAAAGTGATGGGAGCTACAGCAGGTCAAACACGCTGGAACCTGATGCCGCTTGAAGAGAGTAATACGGCAAATATTCGAGATTTTGCATTGATCTCCATCGACAATAAGGCTGATGGATTGTTATTGACACTTTGGGATGACGATTCCCCGCATTTTGAATTATATGGCAGGGGGATTGCAATTTTCTCGGAATACACATGGGCGGGTAAAAAGCGGACTTCTGATGAGCTTCATGCAGCCTATAGACAGCGTACTTTCGGTTCTGAATTGGTTGCAGAGGACTTTGCCTTTATCAATGACCTGGAAGCTCCTGTAGCTTTTTGGAAAAATTCCTTGCTCGGGTCAAGTGATAGAAATAGACTGAAAGGAATGGATAACCCAATACAGGATGCAGTTCTGGCTTTGCCGGAGGCAAATGCTCCAGGAGAATGGACGGAAAGAAATAAGGGAAAATTAGCCAAAGCGAAAGAAAACCAACAAGTGATAGATTCGGTTTTATATAAGATCTCTGAATCCAAAAAAGCAGCTCTTCGAAATACCTATACGCTAGAAGTCTATGAGCAAGTGGCTAGAGTCGTTCAATTTTCTAATAAATCCTTATTGCTGTTGGCAGATTGGGATCTGGCAAAAACGGATGAGGAAAGAGAGGCTGCTAAAGAAAAACTGCTGAACCTAGAAAATGAATGGGAGATACAGTTGGCAGAACTTGAAAAAATCTATGGCAAAACCAGAGTACTGAACAAGCCGGATGATTACATTTTAGATCAGGATCATCACGTTCATTTAGCCAATCAAGCAATTAAGTTTTCGGACTGGCAGTTCTATGTGGAGGGTTTATTTCTTCAAAAAATCAAAGAGGGAAATAGTTTGGAGGTGATGGGTGATCTAGATAGTAAATAG
- a CDS encoding GntP family permease yields MLTLLIILFALALILVAIVKFDIHPFLALFCGAILYGLLSGMPGELILKSISEGFGGVLGSIGLLILLGVMMGTFLEKTGGAIVIAEKILSWIGEKSVTMAMMISGYILSIPVFGDSTFIMMNPISKSLSLKGKVPYAATTIALALGATASHSLVPPTPGPIATAGIYDADLGMIIFYGLIVSLSTLIPSYIFIRKVAYKIPLIPKMAAKTEEIDKKQRPSVFSSFLPIVVPLILIIAASIAKYPTKPFGEGTFYTFIEFVGSPVIALLLGSFMAFALPKKFDAKLLSSSGWIGEAILIAAPVILITGAGGVFGKMLQNSGIGDLVSNSMSGASWGIFLPFLIAFALKTAQGSSTVAMITTASIIAPLLGSLGLDSETMRVFAVLATGAGAMAISHANDSFFWAVTQLSGLTIKQGNQAHSVGTLIMSVTAISVIYLITLVVG; encoded by the coding sequence ATGCTTACACTTTTGATTATCCTTTTTGCTTTGGCACTGATTCTTGTTGCCATAGTGAAATTCGACATCCATCCTTTTCTCGCACTTTTCTGTGGTGCCATACTTTATGGACTCCTATCCGGCATGCCAGGAGAATTGATTTTAAAATCCATTTCAGAAGGTTTCGGCGGAGTGCTTGGAAGTATAGGCCTGTTGATACTGTTAGGTGTGATGATGGGAACATTTCTCGAAAAGACCGGCGGGGCAATAGTCATTGCGGAGAAGATCTTGTCATGGATCGGCGAAAAATCGGTGACCATGGCCATGATGATTTCAGGATATATCCTATCCATTCCCGTTTTTGGGGACAGCACCTTCATCATGATGAACCCCATCAGCAAGTCACTCTCCCTCAAAGGAAAAGTCCCCTATGCTGCCACTACAATAGCATTAGCCTTAGGTGCTACTGCTTCACACTCTTTGGTGCCTCCTACCCCCGGCCCAATAGCAACTGCTGGAATTTATGACGCTGATCTAGGAATGATAATTTTCTATGGATTGATAGTAAGTTTGTCGACGCTGATTCCCAGCTATATTTTCATCAGAAAGGTTGCCTATAAAATCCCCTTAATACCCAAAATGGCCGCTAAAACAGAAGAAATTGACAAGAAACAGAGGCCGTCGGTTTTTTCATCTTTTCTTCCCATTGTTGTGCCTCTTATACTGATCATAGCAGCATCCATTGCCAAATATCCAACCAAACCATTTGGTGAAGGCACATTCTACACCTTTATTGAGTTTGTTGGCAGTCCGGTCATAGCTCTTCTCCTAGGTTCATTTATGGCTTTCGCCCTGCCTAAAAAATTCGACGCTAAGTTACTTTCATCTTCAGGTTGGATAGGAGAGGCAATCTTGATTGCGGCACCAGTCATCCTGATTACCGGAGCTGGAGGAGTGTTTGGCAAAATGCTCCAAAACTCAGGAATCGGCGATCTGGTAAGCAACAGCATGAGTGGTGCAAGTTGGGGGATTTTTCTTCCGTTCCTGATCGCCTTTGCCTTGAAAACTGCCCAAGGCTCATCAACTGTAGCGATGATCACTACCGCATCCATTATTGCTCCTCTTCTTGGTTCCCTTGGCTTGGATTCGGAAACTATGCGCGTTTTTGCTGTACTGGCCACGGGTGCCGGGGCTATGGCTATCTCCCATGCTAATGATAGTTTCTTCTGGGCCGTTACCCAACTTTCAGGTTTGACCATCAAGCAAGGTAACCAAGCCCATAGTGTGGGGACGTTGATTATGTCTGTCACTGCGATAAGTGTAATCTACTTAATCACCTTGGTGGTAGGATAA
- a CDS encoding acyl-CoA thioesterase → MDTSHKTSFQFISEPSDINFGGKVHGGVVMKWIDQAAYTCARTWSESYCVTVYVGGIRFYKPINIGEVIKVDSQVIYTGSSSIHIMVEVYSRDFSQREFEKKTHCIIIFVSVDENGSPKKVKPWIPQTDQEKKLEEYATKLKALREDIHNEMKPFFNE, encoded by the coding sequence ATGGACACCTCACATAAAACCTCATTCCAGTTTATCAGCGAACCTTCAGATATCAATTTTGGCGGAAAAGTTCATGGAGGTGTCGTGATGAAGTGGATAGACCAGGCAGCTTACACCTGCGCGAGAACCTGGTCTGAAAGCTATTGTGTAACCGTCTATGTGGGTGGTATACGCTTCTACAAGCCTATCAATATCGGCGAGGTGATCAAGGTGGATTCCCAGGTGATCTACACGGGAAGTTCTAGTATTCACATCATGGTTGAGGTTTATTCCCGTGATTTTTCCCAAAGGGAATTTGAGAAGAAGACACACTGTATTATCATTTTTGTATCAGTAGATGAAAACGGCTCTCCCAAAAAGGTAAAACCTTGGATCCCCCAGACCGATCAGGAGAAAAAACTGGAAGAATATGCCACCAAACTAAAAGCACTCAGAGAGGACATCCATAACGAAATGAAGCCTTTCTTTAATGAATAG